In Cucurbita pepo subsp. pepo cultivar mu-cu-16 chromosome LG04, ASM280686v2, whole genome shotgun sequence, the following are encoded in one genomic region:
- the LOC111793242 gene encoding uncharacterized protein LOC111793242 isoform X2, translating to MFGFGFNDEKTGTQIPTQAQSIVEGSGSVMVTEFKPVPDVDYLQELLAIQQQGPRSIGFFGTRNMGFLHQELIEILSYAMVITKNHIYTSGASGTNAAVIRGALRAEKPELLTVILPQSLKKQPPESQELLSKVKNVIEKPYNDHLPLIEASRLCNMDIISHVQQVICFAFHDSRLLMETCQEAKNLRKIVTLFYLD from the exons ATGTTTGGATTTGGGTTTAATGATGAGAAGACAGGCACTCAAATTCCAACCCAGGCTCAGTCCATAGTGGAAGGATCAGGATCAGTTATGGTGACCGAGTTCAAACCAGTTCCTGATGTTGACTATCTACAG GAGTTATTGGCCATTCAACAACAAGGTCCTAGATCCATTGGTTTCTTTGGAACTCGGAATATGGGTTTCTTGCATCAAGAACTCATCGAGATTCTTAGCTATGCAATGGTTATAACG AAAAACCACATCTATACTTCAGGAGCATCTGGAACCAATGCAGCAGTTATCAGAGGTGCATTGAGGGCTGAGAAACCAGAACTGCTTACTGTCATTTTGCCACAAAGTTTGAAGAAACAACCTCCTGAGAGCCAGGAATTATTGTCCAAA GTTAAGAATGTGATAGAGAAGCCCTACAACGATCATCTACCTTTAATAGAAGCTAGCAG GTTATGCAATATGGACATCATTTCGCATGTACAGCAAGTCATTTGCTTTGCATTTCATGATAGTAGGTTGCTCATGGAAACTTGTCAAGAGGCAAAAAATCTCCGAAAAATCGTTACTCTTTTTTATCTCGActaa
- the LOC111793243 gene encoding 40S ribosomal protein S5, whose product MAVEVDVVNQELTQPHHDVKLFNRWTFDDVQVNDMSLGDYIGVAPSKHATYVPHTAGRYSVKRFRKAQCPIVERLTNSLMMHGRNNGKKLMAVRIIKHAMEIIHLLTDLNPIQVIVDAVVNSGPREDATRIGSAGVVRRQAVDISPLRRVNQAIYLLTTGAREAAFRNIKTIAECLADELINAAKGSSNSYAIKKKDEVERVAKANR is encoded by the coding sequence ATGGCTGTTGAAGTTGATGTGGTAAACCAGGAACTGACCCAGCCTCATCATGATGTGAAGCTGTTCAACCGGTGGACCTTCGATGACGTCCAAGTGAATGATATGTCTCTGGGTGATTACATTGGTGTTGCTCCTTCCAAGCATGCCACCTATGTTCCCCACACAGCTGGGAGGTACTCTGTCAAGCGGTTCCGAAAAGCTCAGTGCCCAATTGTGGAAAGGCTCACAAATTCTCTTATGATGCACGGTAGAAACAATGGGAAGAAGCTTATGGCTGTCAGGATTATTAAACATGCAATGGAgatcattcatcttctaactgATCTCAACCCAATTCAAGTCATTGTTGATGCTGTTGTTAACAGTGGACCACGTGAAGACGCCACTCGAATCGGTTCAGCTGGTGTTGTTAGGCGTCAAGCTGTGGATATATCCCCTCTGCGACGCGTTAACCAGGCAATCTATCTTCTCACGACAGGTGCTCGTGAGGCTGCCTTCAGAAATATCAAAACCATTGCAGAATGCTTGGCTGATGAACTTATTAACGCAGCGAAGGGTTCATCTAACAGTTACGCCATCAAGAAAAAGGATGAGGTCGAGAGAGTTGCAAAGGCTAATCGTTGA
- the LOC111792232 gene encoding mRNA turnover protein 4 homolog, translating to MPKSKRDRPVTLSKTKKKGREHKKSMVDLIRQAVENYNSIYVFTVENMRNLKFKELREQLKSSSRLFFGANKVMQVSLGRTASEEIQPGLYKVSKLLHGNTGLCFTNLPKEEVERLFNEYVDYDYARTGSEATEKVELKEGPLEQFSHEMEPSLRKLGLPVRLNKGVVELVSDFTVCEEGKSLSPESAGILRALGIRMATFRLNLVCRWSPGEFELYIDGPDNSDIETA from the exons ATGCCCAAGTCGAAGCGTGATAGACCAG TTACTTTATCAAAAAccaagaagaaaggaagggaACATAAGAAATCAATGGTGGATCTAATCAGGCAGGCTGTGGAAAATTACAACTCAATTTATGTTTTCACTGTTGAGAACATGAGAAACCTCAAGTTCAAGGAACTCAGGGAGCAACTAAAGTCGTCTAGCAG ATTGTTTTTTGGAGCAAACAAAGTCATGCAGGTTTCTCTTGGTCGAACTGCTTCCGAAGAGATTCAACCAGGCCTATACAAGGTTTCTAAG CTTCTGCATGGCAATACTGGACTTTGTTTCACAAACTTACCGAAAGAAGAGGTTGAGAG ATTATTTAACGAGTATGTGGATTATGATTATGCAAGGACTGGAAGTGAAGCCACAGAAAAG GTTGAGCTTAAGGAAGGTCCTCTGGAGCAGTTCAGCCATGAAATGGAGCCTTCTCTACGGAAGCTTGGATTGCCAGTTCGCTTGAACAAGG GTGTGGTGGAGCTTGTATCGGACTTTACTGTATGTGAGGAGGGCAAGTCTCTTTCACCAGAGTCAGCTGGCATACTG CGTGCGTTGGGGATAAGGATGGCAACTTTTCGCCTGAATTTGGTATGCAGGTGGAGTCCTGGTGAGTTTGAACTTTACATTGATGGACCAGATAATTCTGACATTGAAACTGCGTAG
- the LOC111792193 gene encoding outer envelope pore protein 37, chloroplastic — MADFESSAAPPPPPPQAYPLPLPPSPSFDPPPPPPRPLFVFPKRPALRLTSEFDSESSIFFHKLSCKLLDNLAKIKLSFQNNSDGQISNSQLQLSSKYLSIQYDPEERNALLRSSLDVGPRLQFRASHDVKARQGELGVVAKIADPGYSFELSSPIPAIGRPRATLKFPMGEVSLEEREEEELKQPMSINGVLKGKILNGTCAAHYKDEELELRYSYKDEALSFIPKISLPSNALSFAFKRRFGPSDKLSYWYEFDSNDWSAVYKHTYGKDLKLKAGYDTKERLGWASLWVGDEGGKAKTAPMKMKVQFMLQVPQDDIKSSALMFRVKRRWDI; from the exons atGGCGGATTTTGAATCCTCTGCTgctcctcctccgcctcctCCTCAGGCGTATCCTCTCCCCCTCCCCCCTTCCCCATCCTTcgatcctcctcctcctccacctcgCCCCCTTTTCGTTTTCCCCAAGAGGCCCGCCCTTCGCCTCACTTCCGAATTCGACAGCGAatcctccattttcttccacaagCTCTCATGCAAGCTCCTCGACAACCTCGCCAAGATCAAGCTCTCTTTCCAGAACAACAGCGACGGTCAAATCTCCAATTCTCAGTTGCAGCTCAGTTCTAAGTATCTCTCCATCCAATACGATCCCGAGGAACGCAACGCTCTCCTTCGCTCTTCTCTCGATGTTGGCCCTAGGTTGCAGTTCCGCGCTTCTCATGATGTTAAG GCTCGTCAAGGAGAGCTCGGTGTGGTTGCTAAAATTGCTGATCCTGGCTACTCCTTCGAATTGTCTTCACCCATTCCTGCTATTGGACGG CCAAGAGCAACGCTTAAGTTCCCCATGGGTGAAGTTTCATTGGAAGAACgagaagaggaagaattgAAGCAGCCGATGTCCATAAATGGTGTTCTTAAAGGCAAAATTCTGAATGGTACCTGCGCTGCTCACTACAAGGATGAGGAATTGGAACTGAGATACTCCTACAAG GATGAGGCACTTTCATTTATTCCAAAAATTTCTCTGCCTTCAAATGCATTATCATTTGCATTCAAGCGTCGGTTTGGTCCTTCTGATAAGCTGAG CTATTGGTACGAATTCGATTCGAACGACTGGAGCGCAGTGTACAAGCACACATATGGAAAAGATTTGAAACTTAAAGCTGGTTATGATACAAAGGAACGACTCGGATGGGCGTCTCTGTGG GTCGGAGATGAAGGCGGGAAAGCGAAAACGGCTCCAATGAAGATGAAAGTACAATTCATGTTACAAGTTCCTCAAGATGACATTAAGTCTTCTGCTCTAATGTTCAGGGTGAAAAGGAGATGGGATATATGA